In a genomic window of Lacrimispora sp. BS-2:
- the yyaC gene encoding spore protease YyaC has product MKLWERIAIRGNRDVFYYDTKQAFQAEEFASRLFDMICTEQENGKVAGVLFLCIGTDRSTGDSLGPLIGYKLKEKELEYLEILGTLERPVHAMNLDTYQTILKLRYPNHVVVAVDASVGSMEHIGYVTLGKGALKPGLGVSKELRAVGDIFITGIVGSCGNYDPLMLQSIRLSIVMRMADCISHSIYLVEKLWENTALL; this is encoded by the coding sequence ATGAAATTATGGGAAAGAATTGCGATCCGCGGAAACCGGGACGTTTTTTATTATGATACAAAGCAGGCCTTCCAGGCAGAGGAGTTTGCTTCCAGGCTTTTTGACATGATATGTACGGAGCAGGAAAACGGAAAGGTGGCGGGAGTGCTGTTTTTATGCATTGGTACCGACCGCTCCACCGGAGACAGTCTTGGGCCCCTCATCGGCTACAAGCTGAAGGAAAAGGAACTGGAATATTTAGAAATTCTGGGGACACTGGAACGTCCGGTCCATGCCATGAATCTGGATACTTACCAGACTATTTTAAAGCTTCGTTATCCGAATCATGTGGTAGTGGCAGTGGATGCCTCCGTTGGGAGTATGGAACACATCGGCTATGTGACATTGGGAAAAGGAGCGTTAAAGCCTGGCCTTGGAGTCAGCAAGGAGCTTCGGGCCGTAGGGGATATTTTTATTACCGGGATCGTAGGAAGCTGCGGAAATTATGACCCTTTGATGCTGCAGAGCATCCGGCTTTCCATTGTTATGCGCATGGCTGACTGCATCAGCCACAGTATTTATCTTGTCGAAAAGTTATGGGAAAACACTGCCCTGCTTTGA
- a CDS encoding DUF5711 family protein: MIDRNSMNREIKKNQLRRQIVSSSPQEGENSQEIIKKALTRVKKRRIKIALVLFLVLLAGTIGIYEYFTLYQYTQYSVAWAKEMNEGSYVGYLSFGSNVLKYSKDGASYLDSQGKEVWIQSYEMKSPRACVNGNYAAIADQQGNSIYIFDKTGNTGIATTVLPIVKATVSSYGVAAAILEDSTSNYIYFFKRDGSALDVKIKALLGGDSGYPVDISLSPDGTQLIGAYAYLKNGTLNGRVAFHNFAEIGKSIPDRLVGGFDEPYDSSLVARVQFLDDTYSCAFADNSVSFYSTKNELSPELIRQVAVEEEIKSVFYSEKYAGLIVDNPEGENPYRLDVYKPNGNLVFSKGFQYQYTHADIDGDHVILYNEDSCRVYTMSGRLKFAGTFDFPISKIRNGRFPNTLIVTGPQNMKEIRLQIGGQYQ; the protein is encoded by the coding sequence ATGATTGACAGGAACTCTATGAACAGAGAGATTAAGAAAAACCAGCTTCGGCGGCAGATTGTTTCATCTTCTCCTCAAGAGGGCGAAAACAGCCAGGAGATCATAAAGAAAGCCCTCACCAGGGTGAAAAAAAGAAGGATTAAGATCGCACTGGTGTTGTTTTTGGTGCTTCTCGCAGGAACCATAGGGATATATGAGTATTTTACCCTTTATCAATATACCCAGTATAGCGTAGCCTGGGCGAAGGAAATGAACGAGGGAAGCTATGTGGGATATTTAAGCTTTGGTTCCAATGTATTAAAATACAGCAAGGACGGTGCCTCCTATCTGGATTCCCAGGGAAAAGAAGTATGGATACAAAGCTATGAGATGAAGTCTCCCAGGGCATGCGTAAACGGGAATTATGCGGCCATTGCGGACCAGCAGGGAAATTCCATCTATATCTTTGATAAAACAGGAAATACCGGCATAGCGACCACGGTACTTCCTATTGTGAAAGCAACGGTGTCCTCTTACGGAGTGGCGGCCGCGATCCTGGAGGACTCCACGTCAAATTATATTTATTTCTTTAAGCGGGATGGAAGCGCCCTTGATGTGAAGATCAAAGCACTTTTAGGGGGGGATTCCGGTTATCCTGTGGATATCAGCTTGTCCCCTGACGGAACCCAGCTCATCGGAGCTTATGCATATTTGAAAAACGGAACTTTAAACGGCAGGGTTGCGTTCCACAATTTTGCGGAAATCGGTAAAAGCATTCCAGACAGGCTGGTGGGCGGTTTTGATGAGCCTTATGACTCTTCACTTGTTGCCCGGGTCCAGTTCCTTGACGATACATACTCCTGTGCCTTTGCGGACAACAGCGTATCCTTTTATTCCACAAAGAATGAGCTTTCTCCGGAGCTGATCCGGCAGGTGGCTGTGGAAGAGGAAATAAAGAGTGTGTTCTATTCGGAAAAATATGCAGGGCTTATTGTGGACAACCCGGAAGGAGAAAATCCCTACCGGCTGGATGTATATAAACCCAATGGGAATCTTGTATTTTCCAAAGGTTTCCAATACCAGTACACCCATGCTGATATTGACGGGGACCATGTAATTTTGTATAATGAAGATTCTTGCAGAGTCTATACCATGTCCGGAAGGCTTAAGTTTGCCGGGACATTTGATTTTCCGATATCTAAGATCCGAAACGGCAGGTTCCCCAATACTCTGATCGTAACCGGCCCCCAAAACATGAAAGAAATAAGATTACAAATAGGAGGACAATACCAATGA
- a CDS encoding ROK family glucokinase, giving the protein MEMKCVGVDIGGTSVKIGIFEVTGELIHKWEVPTRQEEGGKYILEDTAASILKTLKELGIPLEAVKGAGMGVPGPIMPSGYVEVCVNLGWRDMYPEKELSELLHGIPVKSGNDANVAALGEMWQGGGKGYDDIVMVTLGTGVGGGVIIDQKIVAGKHGLAGEIGHIHIRDDETESCNCGGVGCVEQIASATGIAREARRKMAVVDTPSVLRTFGDSVTAKDVLDAAKEGDALACEVMEVVGHYLGLALAQISMVTDPEVFVIGGGVSKAGAFLIDLISKHFDKYTPISQNKSGIVLAKLGNDAGIYGAARLILN; this is encoded by the coding sequence ATGGAAATGAAATGTGTTGGCGTTGATATTGGCGGTACATCTGTAAAAATCGGAATATTTGAAGTGACCGGAGAGCTCATCCATAAGTGGGAGGTTCCCACCAGACAGGAAGAGGGCGGAAAATACATCCTTGAAGATACCGCAGCTTCCATACTGAAAACCCTGAAAGAGCTTGGTATTCCTCTGGAAGCGGTAAAAGGAGCAGGCATGGGAGTTCCGGGACCTATCATGCCCAGCGGATATGTGGAGGTCTGCGTGAACTTAGGCTGGCGCGATATGTATCCGGAAAAAGAGCTGAGCGAGTTGCTTCACGGCATTCCGGTAAAAAGCGGCAATGATGCCAATGTAGCGGCTCTTGGCGAGATGTGGCAGGGAGGCGGAAAAGGCTACGACGATATCGTTATGGTCACTCTTGGCACCGGCGTAGGCGGCGGCGTTATTATTGACCAGAAGATTGTCGCCGGAAAGCATGGCCTGGCCGGAGAGATCGGACACATCCATATCCGTGACGATGAAACAGAAAGCTGTAATTGCGGAGGCGTGGGCTGCGTGGAACAGATCGCCAGCGCAACGGGCATTGCAAGAGAAGCCAGAAGAAAAATGGCTGTAGTTGATACTCCCTCTGTTCTCAGGACCTTTGGTGACAGCGTAACGGCAAAGGATGTGCTGGATGCCGCCAAGGAAGGGGATGCATTGGCCTGTGAGGTCATGGAGGTTGTAGGCCATTACCTGGGCCTTGCCCTGGCTCAGATTTCCATGGTAACAGATCCGGAAGTCTTTGTCATCGGGGGAGGCGTTTCAAAGGCTGGCGCGTTCCTAATTGATTTAATCTCTAAGCATTTTGATAAGTACACTCCTATTTCTCAAAATAAGAGCGGCATTGTCCTGGCGAAGCTTGGAAATGATGCGGGAATTTATGGAGCAGCAAGGCTGATCCTTAATTAA
- the tkt gene encoding transketolase, which yields MSNIDTMSVNAIRVLSADAIQKANSGHPGLPLGCASAAYELWANHMNHNPADPDWANRDRFILSGGHGSMLLYSLLHLFGYGNLSKEDVMNFRQHGSKTPGHPEYGHTVGVEATTGPLGAGMGMAVGMAIAEKHLASVFNKENYPVVDHYTYALGGDGCMMEGISSEVFSLAGTLGLGKLIVLYDSNQISIEGSTDIAFTEDVRKRMEAFHFQTITVEDGNDLEAIGRAIEEAKADTEHPSFITIKTQIGYGCPAKQGKASAHGEPLGADNVTALKENLGWPSMEPFYVPEEVYSHYQKIAEEKAETEAAWNVMFAAYCQEHPDMEELWTAYHDPDAGEKAIAKCEDYWKRSEKADATRNLSGQVLNRLKTYMPNLIGGSADLAPSNKTNMSDMGDFSKDNGSGRNLHFGVRELGMTAIGNGMMLHGGLRTYIATFFVFSDYTKPMARLSSLMGVPLTFVFTHDSIGVGEDGPTHEPIEQLAMLRAMPNFHVFRPCDETETAAAWYSALTSKKTPTALVLTRQNLTPMPGSSKEALKGGYVIDDCEGTPEIILIASGSEVELAVNAKKLLAGRKVRVVSMPCMDLFEEQTEEYKESVLPKTVRKRVAVEALSDFGWGKYVGLDGAYVTMKGFGASGPANLLFEHFGFTAENVAQAARSLD from the coding sequence ATGAGCAACATCGATACCATGTCAGTCAATGCAATCCGTGTCCTTTCCGCGGACGCCATCCAAAAAGCCAATTCCGGACATCCGGGACTTCCGTTAGGCTGCGCATCAGCAGCTTATGAATTATGGGCAAACCACATGAACCACAATCCAGCAGATCCAGACTGGGCCAACAGGGACCGCTTTATCTTATCCGGTGGCCATGGTTCCATGCTTTTGTATTCCCTGCTCCATTTATTTGGTTATGGGAATTTATCAAAAGAGGATGTAATGAATTTCCGCCAGCACGGCTCTAAGACTCCAGGACATCCGGAGTATGGCCATACCGTAGGCGTGGAAGCGACTACAGGACCTTTGGGTGCAGGTATGGGTATGGCAGTTGGTATGGCCATCGCCGAGAAACATCTGGCATCCGTATTCAACAAAGAGAATTACCCGGTTGTTGACCATTACACCTATGCACTGGGTGGGGATGGCTGCATGATGGAGGGTATTTCCTCTGAGGTCTTTTCCCTGGCAGGAACCCTTGGCCTTGGGAAATTGATCGTTTTGTATGATTCCAACCAGATTTCCATTGAAGGAAGCACTGATATCGCATTTACCGAGGATGTCCGTAAGCGTATGGAAGCTTTCCACTTTCAGACCATTACTGTTGAGGATGGAAACGATCTGGAAGCCATTGGACGGGCTATTGAAGAAGCAAAAGCAGATACAGAGCATCCCTCTTTTATTACCATTAAGACCCAGATCGGCTATGGCTGTCCTGCAAAGCAGGGTAAGGCCAGTGCTCACGGAGAGCCTCTGGGTGCTGACAATGTAACGGCATTAAAGGAAAACTTAGGCTGGCCTTCCATGGAGCCGTTCTATGTACCTGAAGAGGTGTACAGCCATTATCAGAAGATCGCAGAGGAGAAGGCAGAGACAGAAGCGGCATGGAATGTGATGTTTGCCGCATACTGCCAGGAGCATCCTGATATGGAAGAGCTTTGGACTGCATACCATGATCCGGATGCAGGAGAAAAGGCCATTGCAAAATGTGAGGATTACTGGAAGCGGTCTGAGAAAGCGGATGCAACCAGGAATTTATCCGGGCAGGTATTAAACCGTTTAAAGACTTATATGCCTAACTTAATCGGAGGTTCTGCGGATCTGGCTCCTTCCAATAAGACCAACATGTCCGATATGGGTGATTTTTCAAAGGACAACGGCAGCGGCCGCAACCTGCATTTTGGCGTAAGAGAGCTTGGCATGACAGCGATCGGAAACGGAATGATGCTTCATGGCGGCCTTCGCACCTATATTGCAACCTTTTTTGTGTTTAGCGATTATACAAAGCCAATGGCACGCTTATCCTCATTAATGGGCGTTCCGCTGACCTTTGTATTTACCCATGACAGCATTGGCGTGGGAGAGGATGGTCCTACCCATGAGCCGATTGAACAGCTTGCCATGTTAAGGGCAATGCCTAATTTCCATGTATTCCGTCCCTGCGATGAGACAGAGACAGCAGCAGCCTGGTATTCTGCGCTGACCTCTAAGAAGACGCCTACTGCCCTTGTTCTTACAAGACAGAACTTAACTCCTATGCCGGGAAGCAGCAAGGAGGCCTTAAAGGGAGGCTATGTAATCGATGACTGTGAAGGCACCCCTGAGATCATACTGATCGCAAGCGGTTCTGAGGTGGAGCTGGCAGTCAATGCGAAGAAGCTTCTTGCAGGCAGAAAAGTACGTGTGGTTTCCATGCCCTGTATGGATCTGTTTGAGGAACAGACCGAAGAGTATAAGGAATCTGTTCTTCCAAAGACAGTTCGCAAGCGCGTGGCAGTAGAAGCCTTAAGTGATTTCGGCTGGGGCAAATATGTGGGCCTTGACGGAGCTTATGTGACCATGAAGGGCTTTGGCGCCAGCGGTCCTGCAAATCTTTTATTTGAACATTTTGGATTTACAGCGGAGAATGTGGCACAGGCCGCAAGATCCCTGGATTAA
- a CDS encoding LysM peptidoglycan-binding domain-containing protein, protein MGELYNPFPKLPKNIRQIGERDQSVKLYVEDYVNTYLKRLYPAGGQELRVGLLLGGMEFNDGTPYIFIDGALEMEDVAEAGGRVVFSELSWKRTYRNMEQLFPKRSIQGWFLCGRPGDDLSPINYWKQHMQYFGGPNKLMYLSTGADGDETVYITSEDGFYKLRGYSIYYERNQMMQDYMVLRKDVKRIETDTNDKVIEEFRKRMDEHKVEATDRHQTVGLLRGMCMAMSIVILAGGIVMFNNYERMRSMESVIASAIPAKAEQILIGKKGTEMGNKGESRVVVEEAEGGVYPTTAVSKETMSETMPGQSQAETKAAETMAEGKTAETMAESKAAETLPKETQAATQAATQAAVQETEAAANGSPRVHVVQEGETLYGICIAEYHTVNKLKEICELNGLDDENKIVAGQKLLLP, encoded by the coding sequence ATGGGTGAATTATATAATCCGTTCCCCAAGCTGCCGAAGAATATCAGGCAGATCGGGGAAAGGGATCAGAGTGTAAAATTATATGTGGAAGATTATGTAAATACTTATTTAAAACGTCTGTATCCTGCGGGTGGACAGGAACTGCGGGTTGGTCTTCTGTTAGGCGGCATGGAATTCAATGACGGAACGCCATATATCTTCATTGACGGAGCTTTGGAAATGGAGGATGTGGCGGAGGCCGGAGGCCGGGTGGTGTTTTCCGAGCTGTCCTGGAAAAGAACCTATCGGAATATGGAGCAGCTTTTTCCAAAGCGGTCCATACAGGGCTGGTTTTTATGCGGCAGGCCGGGAGATGATCTGAGTCCTATCAATTACTGGAAACAGCATATGCAGTATTTTGGAGGACCCAACAAGCTGATGTATTTAAGCACTGGAGCAGATGGAGATGAAACAGTTTACATAACATCGGAGGATGGATTTTACAAGCTGCGTGGATACAGCATTTATTATGAACGAAACCAGATGATGCAGGACTATATGGTACTGCGAAAGGATGTAAAACGTATCGAAACTGATACAAATGATAAGGTAATCGAAGAATTCCGCAAGCGGATGGACGAGCATAAGGTGGAAGCTACAGACCGGCATCAGACGGTAGGGCTTCTCCGGGGCATGTGTATGGCCATGTCAATCGTCATATTAGCTGGCGGAATTGTTATGTTTAATAACTATGAACGGATGCGGAGTATGGAGAGTGTGATCGCATCGGCCATTCCGGCCAAGGCGGAACAGATTCTGATTGGAAAAAAAGGCACGGAAATGGGAAACAAGGGCGAATCCAGGGTAGTTGTAGAGGAGGCAGAGGGAGGCGTTTATCCTACCACTGCTGTGAGTAAGGAGACCATGTCCGAGACAATGCCGGGACAATCCCAGGCTGAGACCAAGGCTGCAGAGACGATGGCCGAGGGTAAGACAGCAGAGACAATGGCTGAAAGCAAGGCTGCAGAGACATTGCCCAAGGAGACGCAGGCGGCGACCCAGGCAGCAACTCAGGCGGCCGTTCAGGAAACAGAGGCGGCAGCAAACGGGAGTCCGCGGGTTCATGTGGTACAGGAGGGAGAGACTCTTTACGGTATCTGTATAGCGGAATACCATACGGTAAATAAATTAAAGGAAATTTGTGAGCTTAACGGGCTGGATGATGAGAATAAGATTGTTGCCGGTCAGAAATTACTCCTTCCATAG